From Microscilla marina ATCC 23134, the proteins below share one genomic window:
- a CDS encoding DUF3244 domain-containing protein, translating to MKRFIHVVLVMILATIGYTAQAQSNLKRISVKASDKVVKATPVTAALHSEGKRVSINTTNSQDKIYNVKIKNTAGVPHQSYTCKAGKQNIEMDLRILPKGNYLLAITTKNKEFITYEFSKR from the coding sequence ATGAAAAGGTTTATACACGTAGTATTGGTAATGATTTTGGCAACTATAGGGTACACTGCGCAGGCTCAATCAAACTTAAAAAGGATTAGTGTAAAAGCATCAGATAAGGTAGTAAAAGCTACCCCTGTAACTGCTGCCCTGCACTCGGAAGGTAAACGGGTATCTATTAATACAACCAACTCTCAGGATAAGATTTATAATGTTAAAATAAAAAATACAGCAGGCGTTCCTCATCAATCTTATACTTGTAAGGCGGGCAAGCAAAATATTGAGATGGACTTAAGGATTTTACCCAAAGGAAACTACTTATTAGCAATAACTACCAAAAACAAGGAATTTATTACATACGAATTTTCTAAAAGATAA
- a CDS encoding DUF2461 domain-containing protein, translating to MAQISPQTFQFLTDLQNNNHREWFAQNKAVYEASKAEMIDFADELIFLMNKKDRIVNESGKKSIYRIYRDVRFSKNKVPYKTYWGGHLERLGADRRGGYHFELAPGNSSITGGFFGPNAADLLLIRQQIDADADPLRQVLENTSFKKYFGQLQGNQVKTAPKGFKKDNENIDLIRYKQFLVTHQFSDAEVLSRNFVEKLAEGLLRMLPFFDVMTTYLTTDLNGISLLD from the coding sequence ATGGCGCAAATATCTCCACAAACTTTTCAGTTTTTGACTGACTTACAGAATAACAACCACCGCGAATGGTTTGCTCAAAACAAAGCAGTTTATGAGGCTTCTAAAGCTGAAATGATTGACTTTGCAGATGAATTGATTTTTTTAATGAACAAAAAGGATCGGATTGTCAATGAGTCGGGCAAAAAAAGTATTTACCGCATTTACCGTGATGTGCGTTTTTCAAAAAATAAAGTGCCGTATAAAACTTATTGGGGCGGACACCTAGAGCGTTTGGGAGCTGATCGCCGGGGCGGGTATCACTTTGAGCTAGCTCCGGGCAATTCTTCTATTACTGGAGGTTTTTTTGGTCCCAATGCTGCCGATCTGCTACTGATCAGGCAACAAATAGACGCTGATGCTGACCCGTTGCGACAAGTACTGGAAAATACATCTTTTAAGAAGTACTTTGGGCAACTACAGGGCAATCAGGTAAAAACGGCTCCTAAGGGGTTCAAAAAAGACAACGAAAATATAGACCTCATTCGCTATAAACAGTTTTTAGTGACTCACCAGTTTAGTGATGCCGAAGTTTTATCACGAAATTTCGTAGAGAAACTAGCTGAAGGGTTGCTACGCATGCTCCCCTTTTTTGATGTGATGACTACTTACCTTACGACCGACTTAAACGGAATTTCTCTATTAGACTAG